The following are encoded in a window of Paramormyrops kingsleyae isolate MSU_618 chromosome 12, PKINGS_0.4, whole genome shotgun sequence genomic DNA:
- the LOC140577555 gene encoding ADAMTS-like protein 1 isoform X1: MCMRDACLHLFIFRFIPGPWTLCSRSCGVGTQQRSLKCQVLLSFSQAVADLPDDECDGPKPPSVRPCYRSPCWGPGAGVWGKEERQGESQEGAAARPDREDLHDWEYEGFTECSESCGGGLQEAVVVCRNKQTREPAEEALCVSARRPPQMVRACNTMPCPPRWEVGAWSPCSATCGVGLRTRAVVCARPRSHGDNGTVPAGESECRHPKPSSVQACNRFDCPPMWETQDWGPCSQSCGGGTQRQGAACKQRLADGSVLELPETFCPSRGPTTLRPCNVTDCPPWWAPANWSQCSVTCGEGTQTMQTECRHDLNGEQRPVAPAACTSPAPPVAVRLCSPGPCAEPPEPGSVKLGPGIQAQRKVYIQWRKEKRLEFVTGGYAYLLPRTSVVLRCPAQRSRKDQVMWLKNGKPLASVPHLSITATGFLKIQRIAALDAGVYTCVAGQAHEDFVLKLLGSKQKLAVLDDSLWLAGSQEKLHPESPGARHSLGRYDAIVQRLLELKGPGWDGPISGDLRGSAERNMSSMEGEPVGEAHDPPTLEAETWKLDEILRNLSLWPGELGGTHGMEVLIQLLGELTRYHGDINESALHHPQEPKRAANSHISTSDVSTDSPRSGSFTHSPGAFPQAPIIIQKSQKIDDNRSPSEVVVFVGEPLQLSKSTSSVEIRCETLGHPKPELTWSKDGEELRYSTRIGRLPGGSLRILTPGRADQGLYTCTASNHAGTTSRSSLLQIAEATNQKPPAAGTCPGQECTPRWLTSPWSSCSASCGGGVQRRRVSCHRGGRADGVAASEEDPCARAGRRPPDSQPCDSQPCSWWATSAWGRCHGQCIGPRLAAQYRQVFCQAWNGTRLPASECRARSRPSLYRNCSTAACALQWRTGPWTQCTATCGNHGFQARRVACVYPRGPHRAPPGLHHCPPRGRPSSWRRCNIRPCSSPGECRDSTRYCEKVRHLDLCSLVQFKTRCCESCRAT; this comes from the exons ATGTGCATGCGTGATGCCTGCCTGCATTTGTTTATATTTAGGTTCATCCCTGGGCCGTGGACCCTTTGCAGCAGGTCATGCGGTGTTGGCACGCAGCAGCGCAGCCTGAAGTGCCAGGTCCTGCTGTCCTTCTCCCAGGCGGTGGCCGACCTCCCGGACGACGAGTGCGATGGTCCCAAGCCCCCCAGTGTCCGGCCGTGCTACCGCAGCCCTTGCTGGGGCCCCGGGGCGGGAGTGTGGGGGAAGGAGGAGAGGCAGGGGGAGAGCCAGGAGGGAGCGGCCGCGCGGCCGGACAGAGAGGACCTCCACGACTGGGAGTACGAGGGCTTCACGGAGTGTTCCGAGAGCTGCGGAGGAG GTCTGCAAGAGGCAGTGGTGGTCTGCAGGAACAAACAGACCCGGGAGCCAGCAGAGGAGGCCCTGTGTGTCAGTGCTCGCCGGCCCCCACAAATGGTCAGAGCCTGCAACACcatgccctgcccccccag GTGGGAGGTTGGCGCTTGGAGTCCGTGCTCAGCCACCTGTGGGGTGGGTCTCAGGACACGAGCCGTGGTCTGTGCCCGCCCTCGTTCCCATGGAGATAACGGGACGGTCCCGGCTGGCGAATCAGAATGCCGGCACCCCAAGCCCAGCTCCGTGCAGGCCTGCAACCGATTCGACTGCCCGCCCATGTGGGAGACTCAGGACTGGGGGCCT TGCTCCCAAAGCTGTGGGGGAGGGACACAGAGGCAGGGGGCCGCGTGCAAGCAGCGGCTGGCGGACGGCAGCGTCCTGGAGCTGCCGGAGACGTTCTGTCCCTCGCGAGGCCCCACCACGCTGCGTCCATGCAATGTGACCGACTGCCCCCCCTGGTGGGCGCCCGCGAACTGGTCCCAG TGCTCAGTTACGTGTGGAGAGGGGACCCAGACTATGCAAACGGAGTGTCGGCATGACCTGAACGGTGAACAGCGACCCGTGGCCCCCGCCGCCTGCACgtctcctgcccccccagtgGCCGTCCGACTCTGCTCCCCGGGACCCTGCGCTG AACCACCGGAGCCAGGAAGTGTGAAACTGGGCCCAGGCATCCAGGCCCAGAGAAAAGTATACATCCAGTGGAGGAAGGAAAAGCGGCTTGAGTTTGTCACGGGGGGCTACGCTTACCTTTTGCCGCGTACCTCCGTGGTCCTGCGCTGTCCCGCCCAGCGTTCACGCAAAGACCAGGTCATGTGGCTGAAGAATGGCAAGCCATTGGCCAGCGTGCCTCATCTTTCCATCACTGCTACGGGCTTCCTGAAGATCCAGCGTATAGCGGCACTGGATGCCGGCGTGTACACCTGTGTGGCCGGCCAGGCACACGAGGACTTCGTCTTGAAGCTCCTCGGCAGCAAGCAGAAGCTGGCCGTCCTGGATGATAGCCTCTGGCTCGCCGGAAGCCAGGAGAAGCTCCATCCTGAATCGCCAGGCGCCAGGCACTCGCTGGGCCGCTACGACGCCATCGTCCAGCGCCTCCTGGAGCTGAAGGGCCCTGGGTGGGATGGTCCCATCTCTGGAGATCTGCGGGGCTCAGCTGAGAGGAATATGTCCTCCATGGAAGGGGAGCCTGTTGGGGAGGCCCACGATCCCCCCACACTAGAAGCTGAAACATGGAAGCTGGATGAGATCCTCCGTAATTTGTCCCTTTGGCCTGGAGAACTTGGGGGAACACATGGAATGGAGGTCCTGATCCAGTTACTGGGAGAGCTTACTCGTTACCATGGTGATATCAATGAGTCCgccctccaccacccccaagAACCTAAACGGGCTGCAAACTCTCACATATCTACCTCCGATGTCAGCACCGACTCCCCCAGGTCCGGGTCTTTCACACACTCTCCTGGGGCATTTCCACAAGCACCCATAATCATCCAGAAGAGCCAGAAGATAGATGACAACAGGTCCCCTTCAGAGGTCGTGGTCTTTGTGGGGGAGCCTCTGCAGCTGTCCAAGTCAACCTCCAGCGTGGAGATCCGCTGTGAGACACTGGGCCACCCCAAGCCTGAGCTCACCTGGTCCAAAGACGGAGAAGAGCTGCGTTACAGTACCAG AATAGGCAGGCTTCCGGGCGGCTCACTGAGAATCCTGACCCCAGGCAGGGCTGACCAGGGGCTCTACACGTGCACCGCCAGCAACCACGCCGGCACCACCTCTCGctcctctctgctgcagatCGCAG AAGCCACGAACCAGAAGCCCCCCGCGGCAGGGACGTGCCCGGGGCAAGAGTGCACCCCCAG GTGGCTGACGTCCCCTTGGTCGTCCTGCTCTGCCAGCTGCGGGGGTGGGGTGCAGCGGCGCAGGGTGTCCTGTCACCGAGGAGGCCGGGCGGATGGAGTGGCTGCCTCTGAGGAGGACCCCTGCGCCCGGGCAGGGAGGAGGCCCCCCGACAGCCAGCCGTGCGACAGCCAGCCCTGCTCGTGGTGGGCCACGTCTGCCTGGGGGCGG TGCCATGGACAGTGCATTGGTCCACGCCTGGCCGCACAGTACAGGCAGGTGTTCTGCCAGGCCTGGAATGGTACCAGGCTTCCTGCTTCGGAGTGCAGAGCCAGATCCAG GCCGAGCTTGTACCGGAACTGCTCCACCGCGGCGTGTGCACTGCAGTGGCGAACGGGACCTTGGACCCAGTGCACAGCCACTTGCGGAAACCATGGCTTCCAGGCACGCCGTGTGGCCTGCGTCTACCCCCGCGGCCCCCACAGAGCTCCCCCGGGGCTGCACCACTGTCCCCCCAGGGGCCGGCCTTCCAGCTGGAGGCGCTGCAACATCCGGCCCTGCTCTAGCC CAGGCGAGTGCCGGGACAGCACCAGGTACTGCGAGAAGGTCCGGCATCTGGATCTCTGCTCGCTAGTCCAGTTCAAGACCCGCTGTTGCGAGTCCTGCCGGGCAACATGA
- the LOC140577555 gene encoding ADAMTS-like protein 1 isoform X2 encodes MCMRDACLHLFIFRFIPGPWTLCSRSCGVGTQQRSLKCQVLLSFSQAVADLPDDECDGPKPPSVRPCYRSPCWGPGAGVWGKEERQGESQEGAAARPDREDLHDWEYEGFTECSESCGGGLQEAVVVCRNKQTREPAEEALCVSARRPPQMVRACNTMPCPPRWEVGAWSPCSATCGVGLRTRAVVCARPRSHGDNGTVPAGESECRHPKPSSVQACNRFDCPPMWETQDWGPCSQSCGGGTQRQGAACKQRLADGSVLELPETFCPSRGPTTLRPCNVTDCPPWWAPANWSQCSVTCGEGTQTMQTECRHDLNGEQRPVAPAACTSPAPPVAVRLCSPGPCAEPPEPGSVKLGPGIQAQRKVYIQWRKEKRLEFVTGGYAYLLPRTSVVLRCPAQRSRKDQVMWLKNGKPLASVPHLSITATGFLKIQRIAALDAGVYTCVAGQAHEDFVLKLLGSKQKLAVLDDSLWLAGSQEKLHPESPGARHSLGRYDAIVQRLLELKGPGWDGPISGDLRGSAERNMSSMEGEPVGEAHDPPTLEAETWKLDEILRNLSLWPGELGGTHGMEVLIQLLGELTRYHGDINESALHHPQEPKRAANSHISTSDVSTDSPRSGSFTHSPGAFPQAPIIIQKSQKIDDNRSPSEVVVFVGEPLQLSKSTSSVEIRCETLGHPKPELTWSKDGEELRYSTRIGRLPGGSLRILTPGRADQGLYTCTASNHAGTTSRSSLLQIAEATNQKPPAAGTCPGQECTPRWLTSPWSSCSASCGGGVQRRRVSCHRGGRADGVAASEEDPCARAGRRPPDSQPCDSQPCSWWATSAWGRCHGQCIGPRLAAQYRQVFCQAWNGTRLPASECRARSRPSLYRNCSTAACALQWRTGPWTQCTATCGNHGFQARRVACVYPRGPHRAPPGLHHCPPRGRPSSWRRCNIRPCSSRECRDSTRYCEKVRHLDLCSLVQFKTRCCESCRAT; translated from the exons ATGTGCATGCGTGATGCCTGCCTGCATTTGTTTATATTTAGGTTCATCCCTGGGCCGTGGACCCTTTGCAGCAGGTCATGCGGTGTTGGCACGCAGCAGCGCAGCCTGAAGTGCCAGGTCCTGCTGTCCTTCTCCCAGGCGGTGGCCGACCTCCCGGACGACGAGTGCGATGGTCCCAAGCCCCCCAGTGTCCGGCCGTGCTACCGCAGCCCTTGCTGGGGCCCCGGGGCGGGAGTGTGGGGGAAGGAGGAGAGGCAGGGGGAGAGCCAGGAGGGAGCGGCCGCGCGGCCGGACAGAGAGGACCTCCACGACTGGGAGTACGAGGGCTTCACGGAGTGTTCCGAGAGCTGCGGAGGAG GTCTGCAAGAGGCAGTGGTGGTCTGCAGGAACAAACAGACCCGGGAGCCAGCAGAGGAGGCCCTGTGTGTCAGTGCTCGCCGGCCCCCACAAATGGTCAGAGCCTGCAACACcatgccctgcccccccag GTGGGAGGTTGGCGCTTGGAGTCCGTGCTCAGCCACCTGTGGGGTGGGTCTCAGGACACGAGCCGTGGTCTGTGCCCGCCCTCGTTCCCATGGAGATAACGGGACGGTCCCGGCTGGCGAATCAGAATGCCGGCACCCCAAGCCCAGCTCCGTGCAGGCCTGCAACCGATTCGACTGCCCGCCCATGTGGGAGACTCAGGACTGGGGGCCT TGCTCCCAAAGCTGTGGGGGAGGGACACAGAGGCAGGGGGCCGCGTGCAAGCAGCGGCTGGCGGACGGCAGCGTCCTGGAGCTGCCGGAGACGTTCTGTCCCTCGCGAGGCCCCACCACGCTGCGTCCATGCAATGTGACCGACTGCCCCCCCTGGTGGGCGCCCGCGAACTGGTCCCAG TGCTCAGTTACGTGTGGAGAGGGGACCCAGACTATGCAAACGGAGTGTCGGCATGACCTGAACGGTGAACAGCGACCCGTGGCCCCCGCCGCCTGCACgtctcctgcccccccagtgGCCGTCCGACTCTGCTCCCCGGGACCCTGCGCTG AACCACCGGAGCCAGGAAGTGTGAAACTGGGCCCAGGCATCCAGGCCCAGAGAAAAGTATACATCCAGTGGAGGAAGGAAAAGCGGCTTGAGTTTGTCACGGGGGGCTACGCTTACCTTTTGCCGCGTACCTCCGTGGTCCTGCGCTGTCCCGCCCAGCGTTCACGCAAAGACCAGGTCATGTGGCTGAAGAATGGCAAGCCATTGGCCAGCGTGCCTCATCTTTCCATCACTGCTACGGGCTTCCTGAAGATCCAGCGTATAGCGGCACTGGATGCCGGCGTGTACACCTGTGTGGCCGGCCAGGCACACGAGGACTTCGTCTTGAAGCTCCTCGGCAGCAAGCAGAAGCTGGCCGTCCTGGATGATAGCCTCTGGCTCGCCGGAAGCCAGGAGAAGCTCCATCCTGAATCGCCAGGCGCCAGGCACTCGCTGGGCCGCTACGACGCCATCGTCCAGCGCCTCCTGGAGCTGAAGGGCCCTGGGTGGGATGGTCCCATCTCTGGAGATCTGCGGGGCTCAGCTGAGAGGAATATGTCCTCCATGGAAGGGGAGCCTGTTGGGGAGGCCCACGATCCCCCCACACTAGAAGCTGAAACATGGAAGCTGGATGAGATCCTCCGTAATTTGTCCCTTTGGCCTGGAGAACTTGGGGGAACACATGGAATGGAGGTCCTGATCCAGTTACTGGGAGAGCTTACTCGTTACCATGGTGATATCAATGAGTCCgccctccaccacccccaagAACCTAAACGGGCTGCAAACTCTCACATATCTACCTCCGATGTCAGCACCGACTCCCCCAGGTCCGGGTCTTTCACACACTCTCCTGGGGCATTTCCACAAGCACCCATAATCATCCAGAAGAGCCAGAAGATAGATGACAACAGGTCCCCTTCAGAGGTCGTGGTCTTTGTGGGGGAGCCTCTGCAGCTGTCCAAGTCAACCTCCAGCGTGGAGATCCGCTGTGAGACACTGGGCCACCCCAAGCCTGAGCTCACCTGGTCCAAAGACGGAGAAGAGCTGCGTTACAGTACCAG AATAGGCAGGCTTCCGGGCGGCTCACTGAGAATCCTGACCCCAGGCAGGGCTGACCAGGGGCTCTACACGTGCACCGCCAGCAACCACGCCGGCACCACCTCTCGctcctctctgctgcagatCGCAG AAGCCACGAACCAGAAGCCCCCCGCGGCAGGGACGTGCCCGGGGCAAGAGTGCACCCCCAG GTGGCTGACGTCCCCTTGGTCGTCCTGCTCTGCCAGCTGCGGGGGTGGGGTGCAGCGGCGCAGGGTGTCCTGTCACCGAGGAGGCCGGGCGGATGGAGTGGCTGCCTCTGAGGAGGACCCCTGCGCCCGGGCAGGGAGGAGGCCCCCCGACAGCCAGCCGTGCGACAGCCAGCCCTGCTCGTGGTGGGCCACGTCTGCCTGGGGGCGG TGCCATGGACAGTGCATTGGTCCACGCCTGGCCGCACAGTACAGGCAGGTGTTCTGCCAGGCCTGGAATGGTACCAGGCTTCCTGCTTCGGAGTGCAGAGCCAGATCCAG GCCGAGCTTGTACCGGAACTGCTCCACCGCGGCGTGTGCACTGCAGTGGCGAACGGGACCTTGGACCCAGTGCACAGCCACTTGCGGAAACCATGGCTTCCAGGCACGCCGTGTGGCCTGCGTCTACCCCCGCGGCCCCCACAGAGCTCCCCCGGGGCTGCACCACTGTCCCCCCAGGGGCCGGCCTTCCAGCTGGAGGCGCTGCAACATCCGGCCCTGCTCTAGCC GCGAGTGCCGGGACAGCACCAGGTACTGCGAGAAGGTCCGGCATCTGGATCTCTGCTCGCTAGTCCAGTTCAAGACCCGCTGTTGCGAGTCCTGCCGGGCAACATGA